One genomic window of Blastopirellula retiformator includes the following:
- a CDS encoding carbohydrate porin → MKLIASLGLFVIAAASLSSVVLAAAPTPGAMVIDSAWPAGDVGFEMTDPQVAPVGYYADHGASQMGGGHGAARDCLCCRPTLTNGLWGYGYCLADHGIGIKSSLTQFYQGPSSGGAQQNFSYGAKFDLYVDFNTEKMGLWEGGDILIHASEWQFGENANADAVFASPVNANLLYPTNQPSYSVSHLLLTQQLGGGHLAMVGRYSMLDLWEGFYPDYGHGLDGFMNVSMIIPLNIIVPTVAPTSNMAGLVKAGERGLERGVIVTETTNHATNVGLDFQNGVTILGFDRLYTDIGGLAGSHTVVATYATGTFRDFNPNGWITGPAGLVQIPILGEQKGSWSAGYIAEQRLWQDPCSANRYAKAMLTLGVADHDTSPYGFGANVSSEAFGWFASRPSDRMGIGYFYYDLSNGFQEAIQALGPAQNVQGGEIYYNAAITPWFHLTADIQAIRPIFEANDTAIVLGLRGRIDF, encoded by the coding sequence ATGAAGTTGATCGCCTCACTCGGTTTGTTCGTGATTGCGGCGGCATCGCTGTCTAGCGTCGTGCTCGCCGCAGCTCCTACGCCTGGTGCGATGGTCATTGACAGCGCCTGGCCAGCTGGCGACGTCGGGTTCGAGATGACCGATCCGCAAGTGGCGCCGGTCGGCTACTACGCCGATCATGGCGCTTCCCAGATGGGCGGCGGTCATGGCGCGGCGCGCGATTGTCTCTGCTGCCGCCCGACGCTTACCAATGGTCTATGGGGTTACGGCTATTGCCTGGCCGATCACGGCATCGGCATCAAGAGCTCGCTGACGCAGTTCTACCAAGGACCTTCCAGCGGCGGCGCTCAGCAGAACTTCAGCTACGGCGCCAAGTTCGATCTGTACGTCGACTTCAACACCGAGAAGATGGGGCTATGGGAAGGGGGCGACATCCTGATTCACGCCTCGGAATGGCAGTTTGGCGAGAACGCCAACGCCGACGCCGTCTTCGCTTCGCCGGTCAACGCCAACCTATTGTATCCGACCAACCAACCTTCGTACTCCGTCTCGCACTTGCTGTTGACGCAACAACTCGGCGGCGGACACTTGGCGATGGTGGGCCGCTACAGCATGCTCGACTTGTGGGAAGGTTTTTATCCGGACTATGGGCATGGTCTCGACGGCTTCATGAACGTCTCGATGATCATTCCCTTGAACATTATCGTGCCGACCGTCGCGCCGACCTCAAACATGGCCGGCCTGGTGAAAGCAGGCGAACGCGGTCTGGAGCGCGGCGTGATCGTCACCGAGACCACCAATCATGCGACCAACGTCGGTCTCGACTTCCAAAACGGGGTTACGATCCTTGGGTTTGATCGGCTCTATACCGACATCGGCGGGCTGGCCGGTTCGCATACTGTCGTCGCGACCTACGCCACCGGCACGTTCCGCGACTTCAATCCCAACGGCTGGATCACCGGTCCGGCTGGCCTGGTGCAAATTCCGATCTTGGGAGAGCAGAAAGGATCGTGGTCAGCCGGCTACATCGCCGAGCAACGACTGTGGCAAGATCCCTGTAGCGCCAATCGCTACGCCAAGGCGATGCTCACTCTGGGCGTCGCTGATCACGACACCAGTCCGTATGGCTTTGGCGCCAACGTTTCTTCCGAAGCGTTCGGCTGGTTCGCTTCTCGCCCAAGCGATCGCATGGGGATCGGTTACTTCTACTACGATTTGTCCAATGGCTTCCAGGAAGCGATCCAGGCCCTCGGCCCCGCGCAGAACGTCCAAGGTGGCGAAATCTACTACAATGCAGCGATCACGCCGTGGTTCCATCTGACCGCCGACATCCAGGCGATTCGCCCGATCTTCGAGGCGAACGACACGGCGATCGTGCTGGGCCTCCGCGGCCGGATCGACTTCTAG
- a CDS encoding penicillin acylase family protein produces the protein MAVFWRRKLELFQSLLHKQEGLQTRNNIDSFLAISGHHPDLADVEKKLNKETHKRISELGPSESLVLDEIPLDEVPIDTPLPQVDVSPPSKTSNTYACEILWDHFGVPHVYSESPTSLFFAFGWCQAHSHGDLLLELYGRSRGRNAEYWGAGEDDWRITTDRHIRQLDVVGNATRWYNSLFRDIRENLEAFCDGINHYADKYADRLSERVRQVLPVTPVDVLAHLQNAIHYHFVFRPELLSFGSNAWAVAPSRTKHGNSLLLINPHTPWSDSYTWYEAHLTAEEAGIDCYGATLVGLPFLSVGFNKFLGWAHTVNTMDGADLYALKPVSGGYAWDNEAGFLPWDESRHTIKVRESDGSFREESYTVRRSIHGPVIIEDPDLPIALRVVGTDQPYVINQYWDMMRSRDITEFENAVQHLQNPTFMILYADRDGKILSSFSGQVPKKPVNDWAFWGGVVPGNSSKFLWTETYDFADLPHVVNPPSGWLQNANDPPWNTTIPGGPSSEEFPLHLAPNFMHLRAQYSALALKENDNLTLEDFVKLKHNTRVELAERVLEDLIVAARNVNSPLLKSAANVLENWDRRVESHSRGAVLFKRWAQLMPWDSDGFAVPWDPNRPLETPKGLRSPEVAMVALESASLDLINTYKDIADTCPKSLDLEEPHYALAIKWGTVHRLRVGSFDHPASGGGENLGVFRTIEFRPIGGDNAGRFEAVSGECFVAAIEFGDRVRAKVVLGYGNSSQRGSKHVGDQLALLAANQLRDALLTRADVEANLQHREVLSLNAGQSAGKANVQDMFVSALLSHLSSSDLLSLNEEERDCMIAILSGEVRTNSDIHELLRDCALETLSELS, from the coding sequence ATGGCTGTGTTCTGGAGAAGAAAACTCGAGCTTTTTCAGTCGTTGCTTCATAAGCAAGAGGGATTACAAACGCGGAATAACATCGACAGTTTTCTAGCGATTTCGGGACATCATCCCGATTTGGCCGATGTTGAAAAGAAGCTCAACAAGGAGACCCATAAGCGAATTAGTGAACTAGGACCTTCAGAGAGTCTTGTTCTTGACGAGATACCTCTTGACGAGGTACCGATAGATACTCCGCTACCACAAGTCGACGTTTCTCCCCCGTCGAAGACATCAAACACTTACGCATGTGAAATCTTGTGGGATCATTTCGGCGTTCCGCATGTATACAGCGAATCACCGACCTCTCTTTTTTTCGCGTTCGGGTGGTGCCAAGCCCATAGTCATGGAGATCTCTTGTTGGAGCTGTATGGGAGATCGCGCGGGAGAAACGCGGAGTACTGGGGAGCAGGCGAAGACGACTGGCGCATCACAACGGATCGTCACATCCGCCAGTTAGATGTCGTTGGGAATGCAACACGTTGGTACAACTCTCTTTTCAGAGATATCCGCGAAAACCTTGAAGCATTCTGCGATGGAATCAACCACTATGCGGACAAGTACGCGGATCGTCTAAGCGAGCGAGTTCGGCAAGTGCTTCCCGTCACACCTGTAGACGTTTTGGCTCACTTGCAAAACGCAATCCACTATCACTTCGTGTTTCGACCTGAACTTTTGTCTTTTGGATCCAACGCTTGGGCGGTTGCGCCAAGTCGGACCAAACACGGAAACTCACTGCTACTAATCAACCCTCATACACCATGGTCTGATTCGTACACATGGTACGAAGCCCATCTAACCGCTGAAGAAGCGGGAATCGATTGCTATGGGGCAACGCTTGTTGGATTGCCATTCTTGTCGGTTGGGTTCAACAAGTTTCTCGGCTGGGCGCATACGGTCAACACGATGGATGGCGCTGATCTGTACGCGTTAAAGCCGGTTAGCGGTGGATATGCCTGGGACAATGAAGCGGGTTTTCTTCCATGGGATGAATCGCGGCACACAATCAAGGTCAGGGAGTCCGATGGCTCTTTTCGTGAAGAGAGCTATACGGTGCGACGATCGATCCACGGTCCCGTAATCATTGAAGATCCAGACTTGCCGATAGCGCTGAGAGTCGTAGGTACGGATCAGCCGTACGTGATCAATCAATACTGGGACATGATGCGGTCTCGCGACATTACCGAGTTTGAAAACGCAGTGCAGCATCTGCAGAATCCCACCTTCATGATTCTCTATGCGGATCGTGATGGAAAGATATTGTCGTCGTTTAGTGGTCAAGTTCCCAAAAAACCTGTTAACGATTGGGCGTTTTGGGGAGGCGTAGTTCCCGGCAACTCCTCAAAGTTCTTGTGGACGGAAACATACGACTTTGCGGACCTGCCGCATGTTGTGAATCCACCGAGTGGTTGGCTTCAGAATGCTAACGATCCGCCCTGGAATACGACGATTCCAGGTGGTCCGTCATCAGAGGAGTTCCCGCTACATCTTGCTCCCAACTTCATGCACCTTCGCGCACAGTATTCCGCTCTGGCCTTGAAGGAGAATGACAATCTTACCCTCGAGGACTTCGTCAAGCTAAAGCATAATACAAGAGTGGAGCTTGCAGAACGTGTGTTGGAGGACTTGATTGTGGCTGCGCGCAATGTGAATTCACCACTCCTTAAGTCTGCTGCAAACGTGCTTGAGAACTGGGACCGTCGTGTTGAATCACATAGCCGAGGAGCCGTCTTGTTTAAACGCTGGGCCCAGTTGATGCCGTGGGATTCTGATGGATTTGCAGTGCCATGGGACCCCAATCGTCCGTTAGAAACCCCAAAGGGCCTTCGATCGCCCGAGGTGGCTATGGTTGCCTTGGAATCGGCTTCGCTTGATCTTATCAATACATACAAAGACATTGCCGATACATGTCCAAAATCGTTGGATTTAGAAGAGCCACATTACGCATTAGCCATCAAGTGGGGTACGGTGCATCGGCTACGTGTTGGTAGTTTTGATCATCCGGCATCCGGCGGAGGAGAGAATCTAGGCGTTTTTCGCACGATCGAGTTCCGGCCGATCGGCGGCGACAATGCTGGCAGGTTTGAAGCGGTTAGCGGCGAGTGTTTCGTAGCGGCGATTGAATTTGGCGACCGCGTACGGGCAAAAGTGGTATTGGGTTATGGGAATTCGTCGCAGCGTGGTTCCAAGCATGTGGGGGATCAACTCGCCCTTCTCGCAGCCAACCAACTCCGTGACGCTTTACTGACTCGTGCGGATGTCGAAGCGAATTTGCAGCATCGCGAAGTCCTTTCATTGAATGCTGGCCAATCCGCAGGTAAAGCAAATGTGCAAGACATGTTTGTGTCCGCTTTGCTGTCGCACCTTTCATCCTCCGATCTCTTGTCCTTAAACGAGGAAGAGCGTGACTGTATGATTGCAATACTGTCCGGCGAAGTGCGTACCAACTCAGACATTCACGAATTGTTGCGTGATTGTGCACTTGAGACTCTGAGCGAGCTTTCCTGA
- a CDS encoding prenyltransferase/squalene oxidase repeat-containing protein yields MTLNPTHRRKFLAAALPLVALTLACHLPQTAAAADADYEAVVSKGVNYLAGKQAADGSYSAQIGIGPTALATLALLEHGRGVNDPQVAKSLAYLEKAVRDDGGIYAANGRLKNYETCIALICFNKANKDGKYDEVVKNAEQFVRGVQITDTDGVGEEDVNYGGSGYSGKTRPDLSNTAFMVDALVSSGAKEDDEAIQKALIFVGRCQNLESKYNTTKFADKVEDGGFYYTPAVSGDQGDRGTPNGGLRSYGSMGYAGLKSMIYAGVDKDDPRVEAVLKYVRDNFDVSANPGMGQAGVFYYYQTFAKALDAFGEPTITDAAGVAHDWRKELIAELAKRQQEDGSWVNSNTQWMEGDANLATAFALLALADCKESN; encoded by the coding sequence ATGACGCTTAACCCCACCCATCGGCGTAAGTTTCTCGCGGCCGCACTGCCGCTGGTCGCTTTGACGCTGGCCTGCCACTTACCGCAAACCGCCGCTGCGGCTGACGCCGATTACGAGGCGGTCGTCTCCAAAGGGGTGAACTACCTGGCCGGCAAGCAAGCGGCCGACGGCTCGTACAGCGCACAGATCGGCATCGGTCCGACCGCGCTGGCGACGCTCGCCCTGCTGGAACATGGCCGCGGCGTCAACGATCCGCAAGTCGCCAAGAGCCTGGCTTACCTAGAGAAAGCGGTTCGGGACGACGGGGGCATTTACGCCGCCAACGGTCGCCTGAAAAACTACGAAACCTGCATCGCGCTGATCTGCTTCAACAAGGCGAACAAAGACGGCAAGTACGACGAAGTGGTGAAGAACGCCGAGCAGTTCGTCCGCGGCGTGCAGATCACCGACACCGACGGCGTGGGGGAAGAAGACGTCAACTACGGCGGCTCTGGGTATAGCGGCAAGACGCGTCCCGACCTGTCGAACACCGCCTTCATGGTCGACGCTCTCGTTTCTAGCGGCGCCAAAGAAGATGACGAAGCGATCCAAAAAGCGCTGATCTTCGTCGGCCGCTGCCAGAACCTCGAAAGCAAGTACAACACCACCAAGTTCGCGGACAAGGTGGAAGACGGCGGCTTCTACTACACCCCGGCCGTCAGCGGCGACCAGGGAGACCGCGGCACCCCCAACGGCGGCTTGCGCAGCTATGGTTCGATGGGCTACGCTGGGCTGAAGAGCATGATCTACGCCGGCGTCGACAAAGACGATCCGCGGGTCGAAGCGGTCCTCAAGTACGTCCGCGACAACTTTGACGTCTCGGCCAATCCCGGCATGGGCCAGGCCGGCGTCTTCTACTATTACCAAACGTTCGCTAAGGCGCTCGACGCCTTTGGCGAGCCGACGATCACCGATGCCGCCGGCGTCGCCCATGATTGGCGCAAGGAACTGATCGCCGAACTGGCCAAACGCCAACAGGAAGATGGCTCGTGGGTCAACAGCAACACTCAGTGGATGGAAGGCGACGCTAACCTGGCGACCGCATTCGCCCTGCTGGCCTTGGCCGACTGTAAAGAGAGCAACTAG
- a CDS encoding efflux RND transporter permease subunit: MKYLPEFAVQRPTVVVSIVLMTVAWGLVSFMTMPRREDPEFTIKVCVVATRWDGASAQKVEELITDPLEETIDGLEEVKLIRSTSSNGLSTIFVELEDALPSDKVDDIWDKVRARVRNVQMPEPNVTPYVNDEFTDTNIILFAVHQKPLDGAKVIDPAFAYTPREIDLFSEQIRDELRLLPGVAKVDRFGVLEEAIYIETDAGTWSKLGLTSTQLQQLVAARNIVAPGGTIDADDGRFYVKPGGEIDAVQELDSIIAGLSPTDSAANHVYLDSLGLNVRRDYLDPPPLICRYGDTELEQRAVIVAVTMKSGSNIIDICDSAKAKVNQMQNVTGVLPPDLGVTIISDQSDSVKGRIRDVLVNIIEAILIVIVVVYLVVGFRTATVMAANIPFVVLASIGVITLFNVQLEQMSLASMIIALGLLVDNAVQICDQARTNQAAGMSPTEAAVSGAQMLGASMLNGTLTTIAAFVPMLIALDGANREFIYGLPITLSVMLAISWILAMTFCVILAAAFIRAPKDPAKPTAPIPWLMAWCAKRFRRGGKPHGEGHGFIYETYALFGRVALRFKFATIALAVLVLILAMRLPVGSEFFPLTERDQFVVEVWLPEIATIDQTDEVAKRVEEMIRKLSPYVDDEGNQRQRLAAMRTLVGGGGSRWYLSWEPEPRKPNYAEILIHTTDGKLTHEFAEELRAVAQQGDESLGLQPIVGARVVPIEMFLGPPADPVVMRVVGDGFADMKRLHATADRVKAMVEADPETWDVNDSWGVEGYQLRVNVDPDKASLSQVGNSQIAETLNAYYSGRLLTIFREGDHQVPVYFRLRPEGRRSIADIESAYVEGDIGKIPLSAVASVSATWEPAIIDRRDMNRTIEVRSRVEPGASGNDITMKVMNSPEMKELQEHLPPGFRVEIGGALEESLKAQGNMMKSFGLSFIVIILLLIIQFNSLSKMMVIVGTLPLAMIGSIFGLWVTSNPLGFMPQLGVLSLFGIVLNAGIIYMEFADIVLRERAEKKQGDGPILGLSKAEFRAALVEAGRQRLMPIFLTTATTVGGLFPLALAGGPLWEGMAWLMIYGLMVATLLTLFVIPALYAVVIETFGIRPFSINGISEPVE; the protein is encoded by the coding sequence GTGAAATACCTGCCTGAATTCGCCGTACAGCGACCGACGGTGGTCGTTTCGATCGTGTTGATGACGGTCGCCTGGGGGCTCGTCAGCTTCATGACGATGCCGCGCCGGGAAGATCCCGAGTTCACGATCAAGGTCTGCGTCGTCGCCACTCGTTGGGACGGCGCGTCGGCCCAGAAAGTCGAAGAGCTGATTACCGATCCTCTGGAAGAAACGATCGACGGCCTGGAAGAGGTCAAGCTGATTCGCTCTACCTCTAGCAACGGGTTGTCGACGATCTTTGTCGAGCTGGAAGATGCGCTGCCGAGCGACAAGGTTGACGACATCTGGGACAAGGTCCGGGCTCGCGTGCGGAACGTGCAGATGCCGGAGCCGAACGTCACGCCGTACGTCAACGACGAGTTCACCGACACCAACATCATCCTGTTTGCGGTGCATCAGAAGCCGCTGGATGGCGCCAAGGTGATTGACCCGGCGTTCGCCTACACGCCGCGTGAGATCGATCTCTTTTCCGAGCAGATTCGTGACGAGTTGCGGCTCTTGCCGGGCGTCGCCAAGGTCGATCGCTTTGGCGTGCTGGAAGAGGCGATCTATATCGAAACCGATGCGGGCACCTGGTCGAAGTTGGGACTTACTTCGACGCAACTGCAGCAGTTGGTGGCTGCTCGTAATATCGTCGCCCCCGGCGGAACGATTGACGCTGATGACGGCCGTTTCTACGTGAAGCCAGGGGGCGAAATTGACGCGGTGCAAGAGCTCGATTCGATCATCGCCGGGCTCTCGCCGACCGATAGCGCCGCCAATCACGTCTATCTCGATAGCTTGGGGCTGAACGTGCGTCGCGACTATCTCGATCCGCCGCCGCTCATTTGTCGCTATGGCGATACCGAGCTCGAACAGCGGGCCGTGATCGTTGCCGTGACGATGAAGTCCGGCTCCAACATTATCGACATCTGCGATTCGGCCAAGGCGAAGGTCAACCAGATGCAGAACGTCACCGGCGTGTTGCCGCCCGACTTGGGCGTGACGATCATTTCGGACCAGTCCGATAGCGTCAAAGGCCGCATTCGCGACGTGCTCGTCAACATCATTGAGGCGATCCTGATCGTGATCGTCGTGGTCTACCTAGTGGTCGGCTTTCGCACGGCGACGGTGATGGCGGCCAACATTCCCTTCGTCGTGCTAGCGTCGATCGGCGTCATCACGCTGTTCAATGTGCAGCTCGAGCAGATGTCGTTGGCCTCGATGATCATCGCGCTGGGCCTCTTGGTCGACAACGCAGTGCAGATCTGCGACCAGGCCCGCACCAATCAGGCGGCCGGGATGTCGCCAACCGAAGCGGCGGTCTCCGGGGCCCAGATGCTGGGAGCGTCGATGCTCAACGGCACGCTCACCACCATCGCCGCCTTTGTGCCGATGCTGATCGCCCTGGATGGCGCCAATCGCGAGTTCATCTACGGCCTGCCGATCACGTTGTCGGTGATGCTGGCGATCAGTTGGATCTTGGCGATGACGTTTTGCGTCATCTTGGCGGCCGCGTTCATCCGGGCGCCTAAAGACCCGGCCAAGCCGACCGCGCCAATTCCATGGCTGATGGCCTGGTGCGCCAAGCGATTTCGTCGGGGAGGAAAGCCGCATGGCGAAGGGCACGGGTTCATCTACGAAACTTACGCGTTATTTGGGCGCGTGGCGCTGCGGTTCAAGTTCGCCACGATCGCCCTGGCAGTCTTGGTGTTGATCTTGGCGATGCGATTGCCGGTCGGTAGCGAGTTCTTTCCGCTTACCGAACGCGATCAATTTGTGGTCGAAGTCTGGTTGCCGGAGATCGCCACGATTGATCAGACCGACGAAGTCGCCAAACGGGTCGAAGAAATGATCCGTAAGCTTTCCCCCTACGTCGACGACGAAGGGAACCAGCGGCAGCGCCTGGCCGCGATGCGAACCTTGGTCGGCGGCGGCGGTTCGCGGTGGTACCTGTCTTGGGAACCAGAGCCGCGCAAGCCCAACTACGCCGAGATCCTGATTCACACGACTGATGGAAAACTAACGCACGAGTTTGCCGAAGAGCTGCGGGCCGTCGCGCAGCAAGGGGACGAGTCGCTGGGACTGCAGCCGATCGTGGGCGCCCGCGTCGTGCCGATCGAAATGTTCCTGGGTCCGCCGGCCGATCCGGTCGTGATGCGGGTTGTGGGAGATGGTTTCGCCGATATGAAACGTCTGCACGCGACGGCTGATCGCGTGAAGGCGATGGTCGAGGCCGATCCAGAAACGTGGGACGTCAACGACTCGTGGGGCGTCGAAGGCTATCAGCTGCGGGTCAATGTTGATCCCGACAAAGCGAGTTTGTCGCAGGTCGGCAACTCGCAGATCGCCGAAACGCTGAACGCCTATTATTCGGGTCGGCTGCTGACCATCTTCCGTGAAGGGGATCACCAGGTGCCGGTCTATTTCCGGCTCCGTCCAGAAGGACGACGGTCGATCGCCGACATTGAATCGGCCTACGTCGAGGGAGACATCGGCAAGATTCCGCTTTCGGCGGTGGCGAGCGTCTCGGCCACTTGGGAGCCCGCCATCATCGATCGCCGCGACATGAACCGCACGATCGAAGTTCGCTCACGCGTCGAGCCTGGCGCCTCGGGCAACGACATCACGATGAAAGTGATGAACTCGCCGGAGATGAAAGAGCTGCAAGAGCATCTGCCGCCCGGCTTCCGTGTGGAGATCGGGGGCGCCTTGGAAGAGTCGCTCAAGGCGCAAGGGAATATGATGAAGTCGTTCGGGCTGTCGTTCATCGTGATCATCTTGCTGCTGATCATTCAGTTCAACAGTCTCTCCAAAATGATGGTGATCGTCGGCACGTTGCCGTTGGCGATGATCGGATCGATCTTCGGGTTGTGGGTGACGTCCAATCCGCTTGGCTTTATGCCGCAGCTGGGTGTGTTGTCGCTGTTTGGCATCGTGCTGAACGCGGGCATTATCTACATGGAGTTCGCCGACATCGTGCTGCGAGAGCGGGCCGAAAAGAAGCAGGGGGACGGGCCGATTTTGGGCTTGTCGAAAGCAGAATTTCGCGCCGCCCTGGTCGAAGCGGGGCGCCAGCGACTGATGCCGATCTTCTTGACCACGGCGACCACGGTGGGCGGTTTATTCCCGTTGGCTTTGGCCGGCGGTCCGCTGTGGGAAGGGATGGCGTGGCTGATGATTTATGGGTTGATGGTGGCGACGCTGCTGACGTTGTTCGTAATACCCGCACTTTACGCCGTAGTTATCGAAACCTTCGGGATCAGACCATTTTCGATCAACGGAATTTCTGAGCCGGTCGAATAG
- a CDS encoding MbtH family protein: MSQAHPDESTTYKVVVNHEEQYSIWPSHRVIPLGWSEEGFEGPKQNCLEHIKVVWTDMRPLSLRKEMENSEEHNN, encoded by the coding sequence ATGTCGCAGGCTCACCCTGACGAATCGACTACCTACAAAGTTGTTGTCAATCACGAGGAACAATACTCGATCTGGCCATCTCATCGAGTAATTCCGCTTGGTTGGTCTGAGGAGGGGTTTGAGGGTCCAAAGCAAAACTGCCTTGAGCACATTAAAGTTGTATGGACCGACATGCGCCCGCTAAGTTTGCGAAAGGAAATGGAAAACTCCGAAGAGCACAACAATTGA
- a CDS encoding ISAs1 family transposase: MSSSAASIQQHFADLTDPRTRKVTYPLVNIVTMSLCAVLGGADDFVAIADWAEDKKEWLSKFLDMSTGVPSHDRFNAILGALKPAEFEKCLLSWITSLQEITDGQIIAIDGKTLRRSFDAASSKAAIHMVSAWATANHVSLGQVATDAKSNEITAIPKLLEIIEVSGCLVTIDAMGCQKEIAAKIVDAGGDYCLAIKGNQRYLHQSIRDHFVAAMEVDFKKLKVHRHETHEKGHGREESRYYYLCPIDADDFPYASKWKSLKAIGMTINIVTQNGKETSDVRYYIVSKYLTGKRFAEAVRGHWSIENSLHWQLDVTFGEDQSRIRKGDADINFSLLRRTSLSLLKNNKTAKVGVKNKRLKAGRNDAYLLEVLLGT, from the coding sequence ATGTCTTCTTCGGCCGCTTCGATTCAACAGCACTTTGCCGACCTGACCGATCCGCGCACGCGGAAGGTGACTTATCCGCTGGTCAACATCGTCACGATGTCGCTCTGCGCCGTGCTCGGCGGGGCGGATGATTTCGTCGCCATCGCCGATTGGGCGGAGGATAAGAAGGAGTGGCTTTCGAAGTTTCTCGACATGAGCACCGGCGTCCCTTCGCACGATCGATTCAACGCGATTCTCGGCGCGCTGAAGCCGGCAGAATTCGAGAAGTGTTTGCTCAGTTGGATCACTTCGCTGCAAGAGATCACCGACGGACAAATCATCGCGATCGACGGCAAGACGTTGCGGCGCAGTTTCGACGCCGCCAGCAGCAAGGCGGCCATTCACATGGTCAGCGCTTGGGCGACCGCCAACCATGTCAGCCTCGGTCAAGTCGCGACCGACGCCAAGAGTAACGAGATCACGGCGATTCCGAAATTGCTCGAAATCATCGAGGTTTCCGGCTGTTTGGTGACGATCGACGCGATGGGCTGTCAAAAGGAGATCGCTGCAAAGATCGTCGACGCAGGGGGCGATTATTGCCTGGCGATCAAGGGAAATCAGCGTTACCTGCACCAGTCGATTCGCGATCACTTCGTCGCCGCGATGGAAGTCGACTTCAAGAAGCTGAAAGTTCACCGTCACGAAACGCATGAGAAAGGGCATGGCCGCGAAGAGTCGCGTTACTATTATCTCTGCCCGATCGATGCGGATGACTTTCCGTACGCGAGCAAGTGGAAGAGCCTGAAGGCGATCGGCATGACGATCAACATCGTGACGCAAAACGGCAAAGAGACAAGCGACGTGCGTTACTATATTGTGAGCAAATACCTCACGGGCAAACGCTTCGCCGAAGCGGTCCGCGGTCACTGGAGCATCGAGAACAGTTTGCATTGGCAACTCGACGTAACGTTCGGCGAGGACCAAAGCCGCATCCGCAAAGGAGACGCAGATATCAACTTCAGCCTGCTGCGAAGAACGAGCTTGAGTCTCTTGAAGAACAACAAAACGGCGAAGGTGGGTGTGAAGAACAAGCGGCTAAAAGCGGGGCGGAACGACGCCTATCTGCTGGAAGTGTTGCTGGGGACGTGA
- a CDS encoding formylglycine-generating enzyme family protein, which translates to MRIASACLVALLMAVSTAAAADTLGISKTKPAEGPFVEIDGGFMVPYEITVPGAEVKLSMVPVPGGTRVMGEGDSAYTVKVEPFWMQKTETTWAQYKEFMALYDQLKKIEGAGVRPVTDDNKVDAVTIPTPLYEPSFTFENGEDPQQAAVTMTQYSAMQYSKWISGVTGDQYRLPSEAEWEFAAAGGEKGPYSFGDVDKIGDYAWYVDNADGAQAKVGEKKPNQYGLYDMNGNVWEWVLDAYTEETPEALAGKTVTVAEAIQWPTEPFPLCSKGGSWDDDAENCKVTSKLGSHDDDWKASDPNFPLSPWWFTEYPSTCVGFRLIRPLTELPKTEMRKYWDSLPESLQFDVTDRLGGGRGVLGLVDEKLPEAIKQVQD; encoded by the coding sequence ATGCGTATTGCGTCCGCCTGTTTAGTTGCGCTGCTGATGGCCGTTTCGACCGCAGCGGCCGCCGACACGCTCGGCATCTCGAAGACCAAGCCGGCCGAAGGGCCTTTCGTCGAAATCGACGGCGGCTTTATGGTCCCCTACGAAATCACCGTCCCCGGCGCCGAAGTCAAACTGTCGATGGTTCCCGTCCCCGGCGGGACGCGCGTGATGGGCGAAGGCGACTCGGCCTACACCGTCAAGGTCGAACCGTTTTGGATGCAAAAAACCGAAACGACCTGGGCTCAGTACAAAGAGTTCATGGCGCTCTACGACCAGCTGAAAAAGATCGAAGGCGCCGGCGTCCGTCCGGTCACCGACGACAACAAGGTCGACGCGGTCACGATTCCGACGCCGCTGTACGAACCGAGTTTCACGTTTGAAAATGGTGAAGATCCGCAACAAGCGGCCGTCACCATGACGCAGTACTCGGCGATGCAGTACAGCAAGTGGATCAGCGGCGTGACCGGCGATCAGTATCGTCTGCCGAGCGAGGCCGAATGGGAATTCGCCGCCGCCGGTGGAGAGAAAGGTCCTTACTCGTTTGGCGACGTCGACAAGATTGGCGATTACGCTTGGTACGTCGACAACGCGGACGGCGCTCAAGCCAAGGTTGGCGAAAAGAAGCCGAATCAATATGGCCTGTACGACATGAACGGCAACGTCTGGGAATGGGTGCTGGACGCCTATACCGAAGAGACGCCTGAGGCGCTGGCCGGCAAGACGGTCACCGTCGCCGAAGCGATCCAATGGCCGACCGAACCGTTCCCGCTGTGCTCGAAGGGCGGATCGTGGGATGACGACGCCGAGAACTGCAAAGTCACCTCGAAGCTCGGTTCGCACGACGACGACTGGAAAGCGTCCGACCCCAACTTCCCGCTTAGCCCGTGGTGGTTCACCGAGTACCCGTCGACTTGCGTCGGGTTCCGCTTGATCCGTCCGCTGACCGAATTGCCGAAGACCGAAATGCGGAAGTACTGGGACTCGCTCCCCGAATCGCTGCAGTTTGACGTGACCGATCGTCTCGGCGGCGGCCGCGGAGTGTTGGGTCTGGTCGACGAAAAGTTGCCCGAAGCGATCAAGCAGGTTCAGGACTAA